A genomic region of Corticium candelabrum chromosome 6, ooCorCand1.1, whole genome shotgun sequence contains the following coding sequences:
- the LOC134180934 gene encoding uncharacterized protein LOC134180934 has translation MSTTARPLRERVRKHYDYLINELMVSSYVNVLFQEKVLSSEEKERLSARGGRQERAQDFVDTLMHKSESSIHKFFHIVREHEDKQPHIYYDVFPQHKANEMQAQRSVAAASLAALETETQGCGSSKAQLFDLCDIVGEKWRDLADRLNMSRYDVEMIELEVHTKKERAFMMLCKWQSMVGDNATVEKVKAELKEIEEQKKEEVIASIVFPNELMDEKQFCGRKKELTILSNTMWGEKAPQVSTSLKFCCVVIKGMGGVGKSSLAAKYAFQCKHLYSDGVLYFNAESWATLTNSVIHNLTVLSLSSPSVSRSQSRFDELKSNPLQDNNAVLLNHISKLPKMLLVYDGADDLSFLPKIFPRSTARVHVLITTRCDDCSVLQKSINHVISLGCLEAEDAVAAVVMWSGRQPSNSQETAAATKLSVEPPIEKLAIALAHAGTYMRKAHLSYEEYYKLLKRNEVELEALALDLDKLLHYFRASRLREVLMEADVTQPPDLKRLSDRNIDELDISERDKNVVKNVRNFMMSSSHAHLTWQMDIELVARENAKALSLLEYASFLSSRDIPEKLVRPLVFGECANYEYSLCVSTLSSHNLVEWHETAEGYTLNIHPLVQSTVMERVKQQPDEMERKMTDVCKNILFCLPRSEMECNCLPSDVRVQLASHSYSLAKHVLLADVEIPTCLDLVRCTCPTFMRFQSIDKSCYLCEKWYDKVMQLGSFPLEVKRKWLIEASNHLSKAYFLKWKFKEELDLSLKTKKMIDELKPDEKKEIYQHHIEVLEIIYSCYHVLNKFEEEKFYLKELMLVMKTSGEQLTPPFTFVECKMAENYFKRGKRGKAMKLCQQVMEKLNDMEEYDQIKVTRLKVECEIERPNGSKDKLTEALEIANSALSIAQSFLPSESLEIFYCT, from the exons ATGTCTACAACTGCTCGTCCGTTGAGGGAACGTGTTCGTAAGCACTATGATTATCTCATCAACGAACTGATGGTGTCGTCTTACGTGAACGTTCTCTTCCAAGAGAAAGTGCTTTCTAGTGAAGAGAAGGAGCGTCTGTCTGCACGAGGCGGTCGGCAAGAACGGGCACAGGATTTTGTAGACACGCTCATGCACAAATCTGAATCAAGTATTCACAAATTCTTTCATATTGTCAGAGAGCACGAAGACAAGCAGCCGCACATCTACTATGATGTCTTTCCTCAACACAAAGCAAACGAGATGCAAGCGCAACGTTCGGTTGCTGCAGCTTCTCTTGCTGCTCTCGAGACAGAGACGCAAG gttgtgGGTCATCGAAGGCTCAGCTGTTTGATTTGTGTGACATTGTGGGTGAGAAGTGGCGTGATTTGGCTGATCGTCTCAACATGAGCAGATATGATGTTGAGATGATAGAACTGGAGGTTCATACAAAGAAGGAACGAGCATTTATGATGCTATGCAAATGGCAGTCGATGGTAGGAGACAATGCAACTGTAGAGAAGGTAAAAGCTGAACTAAAAGAGattgaagagcagaagaaGGAAGAAGTCATTGCAA GTATAGTGTTTCCCAATGAGCTAATGGACgaaaagcaattttgtggtcGCAAGAAAGAGTTGACAATTTTGTCCAACACAATGTGGGGAGAAAAGGCTCCACAAGTGTCTACGTCATTGAAATTCtgctgtgtg GTGATCAAAGGAATGGGCGGAGTGGGGAAATCATCTTTGGCAGCCAAATATGCATTTCAATGTAAACATCTGTATAGTGATGGAGTGCTGTATTTCAATGCAGAATCATGGGCAACTCTGACAAACTCAGTCatacacaat CTCACAGTTTTGTCTTTAAGTTCTCCTTCTGTTTCACGTTCTCAAAGTCGATTTGATGAGCTAAAGAGCAATCCATTACAAGACAACAATGCAGTGCTGCTTAACCACATTTCCAAGCTTCCTAAGATGTTGCTGGTGTATGATGGTGCAGATGATCTCTCTTTTCTGCCTAAAATTTTCCCTCGTTCAACTGCTCGTGTCCATGTATTGATCACAACTCGATGTGATGATTGTTCTGTGTTacagaaatcaataaatcatgtCATCTCTCTTGGTTGTTTGGAAGCGGAAGATGCCGTGGCAGCCGTAGTCATGTGGTCTGGTCGTCAACCGTCCAACAGTCAAGAAACAGCAGCAGCCACCAAATTGTCAGTTGAGCCTCCCATAGAAAAGCTAGCAATTGCTCTTGCTCATGCAGGCACGTATATGCGAAAGGCACATCTAAGTTATGAGGAATattacaaactgttgaaaaGAAATGAAGTCGAACTTGAGGCTTTGGCATTGGATCTCGACAAACTGTTGCATTACTTTAGAGCAAGTCGTCTACGTGAAGTGCTAATGGAAGCTGATGTAACTCAGCCTCCTGATTTGAAACGGTTGAGTGACAGGAATATTGATGAGTTGGATATAAGTGAACGTGACAAAAATGTTGTAAAAAATGTGagaaattttatgatgtcTTCTAGTCATGCTCATCTGACATGGCAGATGGACATTGAGTTGGTTGCAAGAGAGAATGCCAAAGCGTTGTCTCTACTTGAATATGcatcatttctgtcttcaagagaCATTCCAGAGAAGCTCGTTCGTCCTCTTGTGTTTGGTGAATGTGCCAATTATGaatacagtttgtgtgtctcgaCTTTGTCTTCACACAATTTAGTTGAATGGCACGAGACAGCAGAAGGTTACACTTTGAATATTCATCCATTGGTGCAGTCAACAGTGATGGAACGTGTCAAGCAGCAGCCAGATGAGATGGAACGTAAAATGACTGATGTTTGTAAGAATATACTGTTTTGTCTACCACGCAGTGAAATGGAGTGTAATTGTCTTCCAAGTGATGTACGAGTTCAACTTGCTTCTCACTCGTATTCATTGGCTAAGCATGTATTGCTAGCTGATGTAGAAATACCAACTTGTTTGGATTTGGTTAGGTGTACGTGTCCTACATTTATGCGTTTCCAGTCTATTGACAAATCATGTTATTTGTGTGAAAAATGGTACGACAAAGTGATGCAGTTGGGCAGTTTTCCACTTGAGGTCAAACGCAAATGGCTCATAGAAG CAAGTAATCATTTGAGTAAGGCATATTTTCTAAAGTGGAAATTTAAGGAAGAATTAGATTTGAGTCTGAAAACCAAGAAGATGATTGATGAGTTAAAACCAGATGAGAAGAAAGAAATATATCAACATCATATAGAAG tgttgGAGATTATTTATAGTTGCTATCACGTGCTAAACAAATTTGAAGAAGAAAAGTTTTATCTGAAAGAGCTGATGTTGGTGATGAAAACTTCTGGAGAACAACTTACACCTCCATTTACGTTTG ttgAATGCAAGATGGCAGAGAACTACTTTAAGAGGGGTAAACGAGGCAAAGCAATGAAATTATGCCAACAAGTGATGGAAAAGTTAAATGATATGGAGGAATATGATCAAATCAAAG TCACGAGGCTCAAGGTTGAATGTGAGATTGAAAGACCTAATGGATCAAAAGACAAGCTTACTGAAGCATTGGAAATAGCAAACTCAGCTTTGTCTATTGCTCAGTCTTTCCTACCATCAGAAAGTTTAGAGATTTTCTATTGTACGTGA
- the LOC134181183 gene encoding metalloendopeptidase OMA1, mitochondrial-like isoform X2 yields the protein MSALFRSLICCRRFTSSILEESVLYKTVRRGTVKYGITSGTCRISSIFGKFDCATFHTTSRRHAVWLANPYLYRIVAFVGGRLMRRWWKKLPNKTRRRYVGSAGYYAYHLEEATISHRRRFMAVDQSEMKEIGDYLFSLEVATAQDKIVSAGHPSYARVLGVTTKLLQANKWDEALDVNWRIVIIDDPTVTAYVMPSGQIVVYTGLLEMMKTDDMLAVILGHEMAHAIMGHMGENASQEQLINFFSLIIVTLVWFLLPDVTAFFTQWLEKSLQMCS from the exons ATGTCCGCATTATTTCGCTCTCTGATTTGCTGTCGGCGCTTTACGTCATCAATACTAGAAGAGAGTGTGTTGTACAAGACGGTCAGACGAGGGACGGTGAAATATGGaatcacatccgggacttgTCGTATTTCATCCATATTTGGAAAATTTGATTGTGCTACATTTCACACGACCTCTCGACGACATGCAGTGTGGCTGGCTAATCCATATTTGTACAGAATAGTCGCATTTGTAGGTGGACGGTTAATGAGGAGATGGTGGAAGAAACTGCCCAACAAGACAAGAAGAAGATATGTTG GTAGTGCTGGATATTATGCGTATCATTTGGAAGAAGCAACGATCTCTCATCGTAGAAG GTTTATGGCTGTTGATCAGAGTGAAATGAAGGAAATTGGAGATTATTTGTTCTCACTCGAAGTGGCAACAGCTCAAG ACAAAATTGTATCTGCTGGTCATCCCAGTTATGCAAGAGTTCTTGGTGTTACCACAAAACTACTGCAAGCCAACAAGTGGGATGAGGCATTAGACGTCAACTGGAGGATTGTCATTATTGATGATCCTACTGTGACGGCGTATGTTATGCCT AGTGGTCAAATTGTGGTGTATACTGGACTGTTGGAGATGATGAAGACGGACGACATGTTGGCTGTTATTCTGGGACACGAAATGGCACATGCAATTATGGGGCACATG GGAGAGAATGCAAGTCAggagcaattaattaattttttctcATTGATCATCGTCACTCTTGTGTGGTTCCTGCTGCCTGATGTCACAGCTTTCTTTACTCAGTGGCTTGAGAAAAGCTTACAGAT GTGTTCATGA
- the LOC134181183 gene encoding metalloendopeptidase OMA1, mitochondrial-like isoform X1, with product MSALFRSLICCRRFTSSILEESVLYKTVRRGTVKYGITSGTCRISSIFGKFDCATFHTTSRRHAVWLANPYLYRIVAFVGGRLMRRWWKKLPNKTRRRYVGVLSKSGHWIFVGTLGAFAGSAGYYAYHLEEATISHRRRFMAVDQSEMKEIGDYLFSLEVATAQDKIVSAGHPSYARVLGVTTKLLQANKWDEALDVNWRIVIIDDPTVTAYVMPSGQIVVYTGLLEMMKTDDMLAVILGHEMAHAIMGHMGENASQEQLINFFSLIIVTLVWFLLPDVTAFFTQWLEKSLQMCS from the exons ATGTCCGCATTATTTCGCTCTCTGATTTGCTGTCGGCGCTTTACGTCATCAATACTAGAAGAGAGTGTGTTGTACAAGACGGTCAGACGAGGGACGGTGAAATATGGaatcacatccgggacttgTCGTATTTCATCCATATTTGGAAAATTTGATTGTGCTACATTTCACACGACCTCTCGACGACATGCAGTGTGGCTGGCTAATCCATATTTGTACAGAATAGTCGCATTTGTAGGTGGACGGTTAATGAGGAGATGGTGGAAGAAACTGCCCAACAAGACAAGAAGAAGATATGTTGGTGTGTTGTCAAAGAGTGGACATTGGATATTTGTGGGTACTCTAGGAGCGTTTGCAGGTAGTGCTGGATATTATGCGTATCATTTGGAAGAAGCAACGATCTCTCATCGTAGAAG GTTTATGGCTGTTGATCAGAGTGAAATGAAGGAAATTGGAGATTATTTGTTCTCACTCGAAGTGGCAACAGCTCAAG ACAAAATTGTATCTGCTGGTCATCCCAGTTATGCAAGAGTTCTTGGTGTTACCACAAAACTACTGCAAGCCAACAAGTGGGATGAGGCATTAGACGTCAACTGGAGGATTGTCATTATTGATGATCCTACTGTGACGGCGTATGTTATGCCT AGTGGTCAAATTGTGGTGTATACTGGACTGTTGGAGATGATGAAGACGGACGACATGTTGGCTGTTATTCTGGGACACGAAATGGCACATGCAATTATGGGGCACATG GGAGAGAATGCAAGTCAggagcaattaattaattttttctcATTGATCATCGTCACTCTTGTGTGGTTCCTGCTGCCTGATGTCACAGCTTTCTTTACTCAGTGGCTTGAGAAAAGCTTACAGAT GTGTTCATGA
- the LOC134181316 gene encoding tetratricopeptide repeat protein 28-like, with amino-acid sequence MFCVLLKLFSGLFLILVIVGKWQIAKCNSKLGNMETCIEQLKEMRKVEEANMSDSCTKLCRVIRELGSIHLERGDLCEALTCCKEVLELYQQEDTSYHVNIADTLMLIGTIYYKMGNITDAVKHLEQSIEIREQKQLSLCRQAGQCYVFLGICHIRTVERQTTFEQKLQGIYQAREAFTKSLNILLFYPNCDQEILEVLRHLTALYDMKIAEETIDEKATMLKLIARKAYTWRDYARAKDLFYMQMKVEAATMVLQPVQKAIALHNIGLCQLRLSQLDEAEETFTESLRIAQSLRPEEHQGLQISSIKNLLGLVRMLKYFRTLD; translated from the exons ATGTTTTGTGTACTGCTGAAGTTATTTTCCGGTTTGTTTTTAATTCTGGTTATTGTAGGGAAATGGCAAATTGCTAAATGTAACAGTAAATTAGGAAACATGGAAACGTGCATTGAACAACTGAAAGAGATGAGGAAAGTTGAAGAGGCAAATATGTCTGATTCATGTACCAAACTATGTAGAG TAATACGAGAATTAGGAAGCATACATTTGGAGAGAGGTGATTTATGTGAAGCTCTGACGTGTTGCAAGGAAGTATTAGAGCTGTACCAGCAGGAGGACACTTCTTATCATGTGAACATTGCTGATA CTCTCATGTTGATTGGTACTATATATTATAAGATGGGCAACATCACTGATGCTGTAAAGCATTTAGAGCAGTCTATAGAAATTAGAGAACAGAAGCAGTTATCACTTTGTCGTCAAGCTGGTCAAT GTTATGTATTTCTTGGAATTTGTCATATACGGAcagtagaaagacagacaacatttgAACAAAAACTACAAGGAATTTATCAAGCACGAGAGGCATTTACTAAATCTCTCAACATACTGTTATTTTATCCAAATTGTGATCAAGAAATATTGGAAG TGTTGAGGCATCTTACTGCTTTATATGACATGAAAATTGCTGAGGAGACTATAGATGAGAAGGCCACTA tgCTAAAACTAATAGCAAGGAAAGCATATACTTGGAGAGATTATGCCAGAGCTAAAGATTTGTTCTACATGCAAATGAAAGTTGAAGCTGCTACAATGGTTTTACAGCCAGTACAAAAAGCTATTG CACTGCACAACATCGGTTTGTGTCAGCTACGTCTCTCACAGTTGGATGAAGCTGAGGAAACATTTACTGAATCACTGAGAATTGCTCAATCTCTGAGACCAGAAGAGCATCAAGGTTTACAGATTTCATCCA TCAAAAATCTGCTTGGACTAGTTCGGATGCTGAAGTACTTTAGAACATTAGATTAA
- the LOC134181584 gene encoding P2X purinoceptor 7-like has product METIRPYNFEPVRNARDMSESDSGGSDDDDQTLHVPDTRTERLENTDWCTCGLCIVMPSITECICCKEVDALSWRLHGVRCATAHDSFHTVCLHYEVLRTAVGVMNVSPGSITEPLTARLLRLAAYRQFTHWAHEMLGRGVRIVIPSCVVSAVRRAFPEESGHYVGFRDANDSQ; this is encoded by the exons ATGGAAACTATCCGTCCGTATAACTTTGAACCTGTTCGAAACGCTAGAGATATGTCAGAAAGTGATTCTGGCGGTAGCGACGACGATGACCAAACACTTCATGTCCCTGATACGCGTACGGAACGACTAGAAAACACCGACTGGTGTACTTGTGGTCTGTGTATCGTCATGCCGAGCATTACAGaatgcatctgctgcaagGAAGTCGATGCTCTGAGCTGGAGACTTCATGGCGTGAGATGTGCGACAGCGCATGACAGTTTTCACACTGTCTGCTTGCACTATGAAGTTCTACGCACAGCGGTAGGCGTCATGAACGTCTCTCCAGGCTCCATTACAGAACCTCTTACGGCCAG GCTTTTGAGACTGGCGGCTTACCGCCAATTTACTCACTGGGCTCACGAGATGTTGGGGAGAGGTGTACGAATAGTCATACCATCGTGTGTGGTGTCTGCCGTACGCAGAGCGTTTCCAGAAGAGAGTGGGCACTATGTTGGCTTTAGAGATGCTAATGATTCTCAGTGA
- the LOC134180935 gene encoding uncharacterized protein LOC134180935, which yields MAKRDHFDVLIVCPRESELQAARHVFEHETKNKFEGAHTDLPYNLRLCRGWNDLPLNVAMVAQVSSGHIESTKLVPELAKHFTVGLIAMTGICTGEEDKYRGIEYGTVVVGNRTTTECGGLEKEDGTVQSRVCYKELDKRLSPALNELVEMRESHKWSSYVPAVVYRASPRYVKELLLECVLDNEGISKRKLLTAVESKSLGLTKLDIDEVLDKMQKEHKPLVYGPQDKQWEYKSTNAGQLYANVQVEFPWQDKTFTVVFASIGSVFMETERLDMTKVRQRMGDHNIKAIDKEAHSFIEQATDSFSPGLAVVMKGISDYGTESSKLMYYEAYAAATPAAFLRHFITEKKSVISSGSLKAQLFDLCDIVGDKWRDLADRLNMSRYDVEMIELEVHTKKERAFMMLCKWQSMVGENATVEKVKAELKEIEEQKKEEAIASIVFPNELMDEKQFCGRKKELTILSNTMWGEKAPHVSTSLKFCCVVIKGMGGVGKSSLAAKYAFQCKHLYSDGVLCFNAESWATLTNSVIHNLTVLSLSSPSVSHSQSRFDELKSNPLQDNNAVLLNHISKLPKMLLVYDGADDLSFLPKILPRSTARVHVLITTRCDDCSVLQKSINHVISLGCLEAEDAVAAVAMWSGRQPSNSQETAAATKLSVEPPIEKLAIALAHAGTYMRKAHLSYEEYYKLLKRNEVELEGLALDLDKLLHYFRASRLREVLMEADVTQPPDLKRLSNRNIDELDISKRDKNVVKNVRNFMMSCSHAHLTWQMDIELVARENAKALSLLEYASFLSSRDIPEKLVRPLVFGECANYEYSLCVSTLSSHNLVEWHETAEGYTLNIHPLVQSTVMERVKQQPDEMERKITDVCKNMLSHIPDLNCLPSDVRLQHASHSYSLAKHVLLADVEIPACLHLVRWTCGTSFQLQPPDILYYLCEKWYDKVMQLQSFPHEVQRKWLIEASNHLSKAYFLKWKFKEELDLSLKTKKMIDELKPDEKKEIYELHKEVLGNICDAYHTLNKFVEEKFYLKELMLLMKTSGEQFGRDSALIECEMAENYFNSGKRDKAMKLCQQVMEKLNDMEEHDQFKVMSRLSKCFLYSGEFEKADDLLDRSWKLLSRVDYDNFLRDRLDGEIFCIFVILINQFFTVCL from the exons ATGGCAAAACGAGATCATTTTGATGTGCTGATTGTTTGTCCTCGGGAGTCAGAGCTGCAGGCTGCACGTCACGTGTTTGAACACGAAACAAAGAACAAGTTTGAAGGAGCTCACACTGATCTCCCTTACAACCTTCGTTTATGTCGTGGATGGAATGATTTGCCTTTGAATGTTGCCATGGTAGCTCAGGTGAGTTCGGGTCATATTGAGTCTACGAAGCTTGTTCCTGAACTGGCAAAACATTTTACTGTTGGTTTGATTGCAATGACGGGCATTTGTACTGGAGAAGAAGACAAGTACAGAGGAATAGAATATGGGACAGTTGTGGTTGgcaacagaacaacaacagaatgtGGAGGGTTAGAGAAGGAAGATGGAACAGTTCAATCTCGTGTTTGTTACAAGGAATTGGACAAACGGCTTTCTCCAGCACTGAATGAGCTTGTGGAAATGAGAGAAAGTCACAAGTGGTCATCATATGTTCCTGCTGTAGTATATCGTGCCAGTCCACGATATGTGAAGGAGCTGCTGTTAGAGTGTGTGTTAGATAATGAAGGTATCAGTAAGAGAAAACTTCTTACAGCCGTGGAATCCAAAAGTTTGGGTTTGACCAAACTTGACATTGACGAGGTGCTAGACAAGATGCAGAAGGAGCATAAGCCATTGGTATATGGCCCACAAGACAAGCAATGGGAATACAAGTCAACTAATGCAGGACAGTTATATGCTAATGTTCAAGTGGAATTTCCATGGCAAGACAAAACTTTTACTGTTGTATTTGCATCAATAGGATCAGTTTTCATGGAAACTGAGAGACTTGACATGACAAAAGTGAGACAACGAATGGGAGATCACAACATCAAAGCTATTGATAAAGAAGCTCATTCATTTATagaacaagcaacagacagtTTCAGTCCTGGTTTAGCTGTTGTGATGAAGGGAATATCTGACTACGGAACTGAGAGCAGCAAACTGATGTATTATGAAGCTTATGCTGCTGCCACTCCAGCTGCATTTCTGAGACATTTCATCACTGAAAAGAAGTCTGTGATAA gttCTGGGTCATTGAAAGCTCAGCTGTTTGATTTGTGTGACATTGTGGGTGACAAGTGGCGTGATTTGGCAGATCGTCTCAACATGAGCAGATATGATGTTGAGATGATAGAACTGGAGGTTCATACAAAGAAAGAACGAGCATTTATGATGCTATGCAAATGGCAGTCGATGGTAGGAGAGAATGCAACTGTAGAGAAGGTAAAAGCTGAACTAAAAGAGattgaagagcagaagaaGGAGGAAGCCATTGCAA GTATAGTGTTTCCCAATGAGCTAATGGATgaaaagcaattttgtggtcGCAAGAAAGAGTTGACAATTTTGTCCAACACAATGTGGGGAGAAAAGGCTCCACACGTGTCTACGTCATTGAAATTCtgctgtgtg GTGATCAAAGGAATGGGCGGAGTGGGGAAATCATCTTTAGCAGCGAAATATGCATTTCAATGTAAACATCTGTATAGTGATGGAGTGCTGTGTTTCAATGCAGAATCATGGGCAACACTGACAAACTCAGTCatacacaat CTCACAGTTTTGTCTTTAAGTTCTCCTTCTGTTTCACATTCTCAAAGTCGATTTGATGAGTTAAAGAGCAATCCATTACAAGACAACAATGCAGTGCTGCTCAACCACATTTCCAAGCTTCCTAAGATGTTGCTGGTGTATGATGGTGCAGATGATCTCTCTTTTCTGCCTAAAATTCTTCCTCGTTCAACTGCTCGTGTCCATGTATTGATCACAACTCGATGTGATGATTGTTCTGTGTTacagaaatcaataaatcatgtCATCTCTCTTGGTTGTTTGGAAGCGGAAGATGCTGTGGCAGCCGTAGCCATGTGGTCTGGTCGTCAACCGTCCAACAGTCAAGAAACAGCAGCAGCCACCAAATTGTCAGTTGAACCTCCCATAGAAAAGCTAGCAATTGCTCTTGCTCATGCAGGCACGTATATGCGAAAGGCACATCTAAGTTATGAGGAATattacaaactgttgaaaaGAAATGAAGTTGAACTTGAGGGTTTGGCATTGGATCTTGACAAACTGTTGCATTACTTTAGAGCAAGTCGTCTACGTGAAGTGCTAATGGAAGCTGATGTAACTCAGCCTCCTGATTTGAAACGGTTGAGTAACAGGAATATTGATGAGTTGGATATAAGTAAACGTGACAAAAATGTTGTAAAAAATGTGagaaattttatgatgtcTTGTAGTCATGCTCATCTGACATGGCAGATGGACATTGAGTTGGTTGCAAGAGAGAATGCCAAAGCGTTGTCTCTACTTGAATATGcatcatttctgtcttcaagagaCATTCCAGAGAAGCTCGTTCGTCCTCTTGTGTTTGGTGAATGTGCCAATTATGaatacagtttgtgtgtctcgaCTTTGTCTTCACACAATTTAGTTGAATGGCACGAGACAGCAGAAGGTTACACTTTGAATATTCATCCATTGGTGCAGTCAACAGTGATGGAACGTGTCAAGCAGCAACCAGATGAGATGGAACGTAAAATAACTGATGTTTGTAAGAATATGCTGTCTCATATACCGGACTTAAATTGTCTTCCAAGTGATGTACGACTTCAACATGCTTCTCACTCGTATTCATTGGCTAAGCATGTATTGCTAGCTGATGTAGAAATACCAGCTTGCTTGCATTTGGTTAGGTGGACGTGTGGGACTTCTTTTCAGTTGCAGCCTCCTGACATATTGTACTATTTGTGTGAAAAATGGTACGACAAAGTGATGCAGTTGCAAAGTTTTCCACATGAGGTCCAACGCAAATGGCTCATAGAAG CAAGTAATCATTTGAGTAAGGCATATTTTCTAAAGTGGAAATTTAAGGAAGAATTAGATTTGAGTCTGAAAACCAAGAAGATGATTGATGAGTTAAAACCAGATGAGAAGAAAGAAATATATGAACTTCATAAAGAAG TGTTGGGGAATATTTGTGATGCCTATCACACACTAAACAAATTTGTAGAAGAAAAGTTTTATCTGAAAGAGCTGAtgttgctgatgaaaacttcTGGAGAACAGTTTGGACGTGACTCTGCTTTAA ttgAATGTGAAATGGCAGAGAACTACTTTAATAGTGGTAAACGAGACAAAGCAATGAAATTATGCCAACAAGTGATGGAAAAGTTAAATGATATGGAGGAACATGATCAGTTCAAAG TGATGTCAAGATtatcaaaatgttttttataTTCTGGAGAATTTGAAAAAGCAGATGATTTATTGGATAGGTCATGGAAATTGCTTTCCAGAGTTGATTATGACAATTTTCTTCGTGACCGTCTTGATGGTGagatattttgtatatttgtaattCTCATAAATCAATTTTTCACTGTTTGCTTGTAA